In the genome of Coregonus clupeaformis isolate EN_2021a chromosome 1, ASM2061545v1, whole genome shotgun sequence, one region contains:
- the LOC121584911 gene encoding myeloid-associated differentiation marker-like protein 2, with protein sequence MTQIVLGIVTFILAAVQGETQHTYWNYAMFTWAFCSIMTLIITVIEMFLLHLLLKFCLDWDDFTTGMAMSSALMTTSVFVMYANFYICQKCLYSILIAFLALLCGVAYILEVVKDKFMDKKKGSYLATLPGFWKVLEAFVSCIIFISLTGYDGKPALIMCIVAYVIPFPIIPIIIITNIFKKIKNCLPFSIDRFVFIFLVISVVLYTFAAIIWPIYTFRGNPRPSDCPGSFCIWAIQFMVAFMTYVNLILFVVDLVFTLLGICGFKRS encoded by the coding sequence ATGACTCAGATAGTGCTGGGCATCGTGACCTTCATCCTGGCCGCTGTTCAGGGCGAGACTCAACACACCTACTGGAATTATGCCATGTTCACCTGGGCCTTCTGCTCCATCATGACCCTCATCATCACCGTCATTGAGATGTTCCTGCTCCACCTCCTCCTCAAGTTTTGTCTGGACTGGGACGACTTCACCACGGGAATGGCGATGTCCTCCGCCCTCATGACCACGTCCGTCTTCGTCATGTACGCCAACTTCTACATCTGCCAAAAATGTTTGTACTCGATTTTGATCGCCTTCCTCGCCCTACTTTGCGGCGTGGCCTACATCTTAGAGGTCGTGAAAGATAAGTTCATGGATAAGAAGAAGGGGAGCTACCTGGCCACCCTGCCTGGATTCTGGAAGGTTCTGGAGGCTTTCGTGAGCTGCATAATTTTTATCTCCCTCACGGGTTACGACGGGAAACCGGCCCTGATAATGTGCATTGTGGCCTATGTTATTCCCTTCCCCATCATCCCTATTATCATCATCACCAACAtctttaaaaaaattaagaactGTTTGCCATTTAGTATAGACAGGTTTGTGTTTATATTTCTGGTCATCTCTGTGGTTCTCTATACCTTTGCTGCCATCATCTGGCCCATCTATACGTTCAGAGGCAACCCTCGTCCCAGTGACTGTCCTGGAAGCTTCTGTATCTGGGCCATTCAGTTCATGGTGGCATTCATGACATACGTCAATCTGATCCTCTTTGTAGTGGACTTGGTGTTCACCCTGCTTGGGATATGTGGCTTCAAACGCTCATAG
- the LOC121584918 gene encoding myeloid-associated differentiation marker-like protein 2 produces MFKQQRGILRLLEILLCVILITVVGHRSLSSNPCWVCPLREFLDWDDLTAGLVLLDTLLVLSPSVIYPLFYVCWSCPIPLVATTLTAQCSTTFALEAVTAKQEGKGSYLSTLPGFLKVAEAFGACIIFVFLTDYQGNPGMEWCVIVYSVCFPLTILVIVLNFCPSVKHLLQPLEVYLAGFDVPTILLFTSAATLWPVFSFQKDLGPSICHN; encoded by the exons ATGTTCAAGCAGCAGAGAGGTATTCTGCGTCTCCTGGAGATCCTGCTCTGTGTCATACTAATCACTGTGGTGGGACACAGAAGTCTGTCCTCCAACCCCTGCTGGGTGTG CCCGCTGAGGGAGTTCCTGGACTGGGATGACCTCACTGCTGGCCTGGTCCTACTGGACACCCTCCTGGTCCTCTCGCCGTCTGTCATCTACCCACTGTTCTACGTGTGCTGGAGCTGCCCCATCCCCCTGGTGGCCACCACGCTCACCGCCCAGTGCTCCACAACCTTTGCCCTGGAAGCGGTCACGGCCAAACAGGAGGGCAAGGGCAGCTACCTGTCCACCTTACCAGGGTTCCTGAAAGTCGCAGAGGCGTTTGGGGCGTGCATCATATTTGTGTTCCTTACCGACTACCAGGGAAATCCAGGAATGGAGTGGTGTGTGATCGTCTACTCTGTGTGTTTCCCCTTGACGATCCTTGTCATCGTCCTCAACTTCTGTCCCTCTGTAAAACATCTCCTGCAGCCTCTGGAGGTGTACCTGGCTGGCTTTGACGTCCCGACAATTCTCCTGTTCACCTCCGCTGCGACCCTGTGGCCcgttttcagcttccagaaagACCTTGGTCCTTCCATCTGCCACAACTGA